Sequence from the Rhodohalobacter sp. SW132 genome:
GTGCCTTTATCGCTACCACACTGATGACCATAGTCAGTTACTGCATGTCTTATATGTTTGGAAATCAATTTAAAGAACCGGTACTGCTAAATACATTATTGAGAAATTCGACCTGGATCAGTGAAGATTCTGTCAATAGTGCCGCTGGCTGGCTCATGCACTACGCGGTAGGAATTGGCTTTGTAGTGATTTACTATCTACTATGGAATTTTGGCGGGCTTTCACCAACATATTTTAATGGAGGTTTACTGGGTTTAATCAGTGGAGTTTTCGGGGTAAGCGTTTGGTGGATAATTTTTAAAATTCACCGAAACCCTCCATCTATAAATCGAAGTGGTTTTTTTCTTCATCTAATCATAGTACACATCATTTTTGGTGTAGGAGCAACTGCGGGGTATCTGCTATTAAGTTCTAACTGAAGTCCATATATCGATCCGGATCCTGACTGTTTTTTGCAGGGCAGTACAACAAATGAATTTTAGCACCGGCAATTTTGACTTTGGCAGGGATATGAGAAAGCTATTTCAATCTAAACCGATCCATATCTTCCTTTTTAAAGCGGATCTATTGGGTTGGGCCGCAATGGGCATTTTAATTACCTAACACCGTACCCAGCGGTTGGATTTTACCGGAGTGGTTAGAGATAATTTTGATAGTGGCAAAGATAGGAACAAACAAGATCATCCCTGCTACACCCCAAATAATTCCTCCCAATAATACCGCAACGATTACCGATAGTGCATTCAATTCTACTTCCTTGCCGATAAGGTATGGTTCCAAAACGTAGCTTTCTATCAGCTGAATGATAATTACACAAATTGTAAAGAATAGTATTTGATAAAAGTCATTAAAGAAAATAAGTGCAAACGTTATCGGTAAAATTCCACTTATTAACGGGCCTATATATGGAATGATGGTGACTAAAGCTGCAAAAAGAGTAAGAAGCAGGGCATATGGGAGCCCAAAGATTAAAAAGGTAATGTAGTACATAATGGCAAGTGAAAGCATAACCTGTAATCTGCCCCACAAATAATGAAAAACGACCTTACTGATTTTACTTAATGCATCTTTGGCATTTTCTTCTTCACTCCCCGGGGAATACATGCTAATTATGAAGGTCATTAACTTGCCGCGATATAACAGAAACAAGAATGTGTACACAAAGACCAATAGAAATTGAAATGTAACTTCAAGAATATTGCCAATAAATCCTGCAATTCTTGTTTCTATGACCTCCCATAAAGTATCTATTCCTGCAACATTATGTTGAGACTCACCAGTTGCATCGGCAACTTCCTTTTGAAGATATTCTATACCCGATCGTATCTCTTCTTCAATAGAAGGAAGCTCCTCTGCAAATTCATTTATCTGAAGGAAAAACAGGAAAAAAAAGATGCCTGAAATGATGAAAAGGGTAAACGTGCTGACCAATGATGACAGCACTCTGTTGAACTTATGCTTCTCCAGAAAATTTGAGAAGGGGACGATGAGCATGGCCAAAAATATCCCAAAAGCGAGAGGGATTAAAAATGAGGCTAAATAATACATAAACAGCAAAACGGCTGCTAAAAAAATAAGTAAGCGATTGGCTTTGTTTAAAAATCTCATGCCCTCTAAATTATTGAACTTTCTCTTGCTCAAGTTAATATAGGTTACAGGATTGGTTTTTTATAACCCGAGTTCAAGTATTATTACCCGGTAAAACGGAAGAAAAACTCTGCATAAGCCTGGCAGTAAAAAGGCATGCCTTCACTATCATTAGTCAAAAAATCAAAAGGCTTAGGGCATAAAACTATCAAAGTGACTGAGCGGTACCTGAAAAAATTTGATTCTGATGGTCTTGATTCAAAATGGATAGTTTGTTTAGTGGATGAAATATAGTTCAGGGAGCATGATGGGTGGAGTAGAGCAACTTTCAGATTTATGGATTTGATGTTTAGAGGGCATTTTTTTAAGAGTTTAGTAAAGAATATTTTCGTATTTGCTATTAATAATAAATCCATATTACTTAATACTTAATGTCTGCCAGCTACTCAATTTATCATTATCTGATTCCGGAATGTATGATCTGAGCGATACAATTTTACTTCAAAAAATTCGAATTGGGTGTGAAAAAGCGTTCAGAGAAGTGTACGATCGCTATCACGTGCAAATGTTCTATATTGCCAAAAAGTATATTAAGGATACAACTTTGGCCGAGGATGTAGTGCAGGATGTTTTTGTTAAACTTTGGGAAAAAAAGCACAAACTGGATCATGTTCAATCCCTTAAAGGATATCTTTTTACCATGGTCAGGAACCATGTTCTGAATATGATACGGGACAGGAAAAGTGACCTCATATCCATATCCGGTGTATCAGAAAAAAAGCTTCCAGCACACAACCTCACTGAAGAAAATCTACAGTATAGTGAATATGAAACTATCCTTAAGAGAGGTATAAGCGAACTATCCGACCGAAAAAGAGAAGTATTCGAACTGCGGACAAAAAGAGGGCTTACCAATGCGGAGGTAGCAGAATTATTACAAATTCACGTCCGAACTGTAAAAACACATTACTATAACAGTTCAAAATTTATTCGTACTTATCTTAAAAATCATGCGGGTATTCTGACTTTTCTGATAGTGTGTCTTCAGGCAATTTTCTTGAAAAGTTAGCAAGTAGTAACTCTCCTCTTTTTTTGTCAGGTTTAAAAAATGGTAATGACAACCTTAGCTATTTGAACCATAGTTTTCTAATCACCTATCTACAGATTCCCACTTCTTTAAAGGTGATATGTAGATGTTTCAATCTACAAATGAACGGTACTGTTTCATCCTGATAAGCATATCCTGCAAATTTTTCCTTGCAAAACAATAGATAAAAGATAGCCTGAGATTGGAGTGGAAGTGTTTTTAAAAAAAAACAATTTTTTCTCTAATACTTTTGCACTTCTATTGTGTCTCACTAATAGCAGCATGAAAGCATGGAATTGAAAAGTATTCAGATGAGCAAAAAATTAGCAGAAAAATTTCTTAACAATCAAACAACTCCGGCTGAAAACGAAGTCGTTCTGGAGTGGTTTGAAACCACAGAAGGACAAAAATTTCTACTTGAAAGTATTGAGCATGACAAGGGGTATATGGATAAAAAGGACCTCCGGTCAACAGTTTCTGATCTTGATTCAGAAAAACTTTACAGTTCTATTCAGGAGGAAATCAGGAGTAAGAAGAAAATATTTTCTCTCAAAAGCACTGACTGGCTGGGCTATTCAATGAAAGCAGCAGCAGCAGTTTTGGTGATTATTACTGCCACCTTATTCACTATAATTCTTGAAAGTAACAAAACAGATCAAGTCGCAGAGCGTGAGCCTGTAATTTTCCAAACAGAGCAAGATCAGCATAGGGAGATTACGCTGGGTGATGGATCTGTAGTTCGGCTTAATGAAAACTCTGAAATAGTAATTTCAGAAGATTTTTTGGACGAGAAACGTGAAATAACACTGACCGGTGAAGCCTACTTCGATATTGTTCATAAACCTGAGTCGCCATTCATTATTCAAGCTAACCAATCTTCTATTGAGGTATTGGGTACCTCTTTTAATGTAAGGTCCATTTCAGGTCAGGATAATGTACAAGTTGTGGTAGAAGAAGGTAAGGTTTCTTTCTCCGCAAAAGAGGAGGGGTATAATGAGCGACCGTCAGT
This genomic interval carries:
- a CDS encoding AI-2E family transporter codes for the protein MSKRKFNNLEGMRFLNKANRLLIFLAAVLLFMYYLASFLIPLAFGIFLAMLIVPFSNFLEKHKFNRVLSSLVSTFTLFIISGIFFFLFFLQINEFAEELPSIEEEIRSGIEYLQKEVADATGESQHNVAGIDTLWEVIETRIAGFIGNILEVTFQFLLVFVYTFLFLLYRGKLMTFIISMYSPGSEEENAKDALSKISKVVFHYLWGRLQVMLSLAIMYYITFLIFGLPYALLLTLFAALVTIIPYIGPLISGILPITFALIFFNDFYQILFFTICVIIIQLIESYVLEPYLIGKEVELNALSVIVAVLLGGIIWGVAGMILFVPIFATIKIISNHSGKIQPLGTVLGN
- a CDS encoding RNA polymerase sigma factor, which gives rise to MYDLSDTILLQKIRIGCEKAFREVYDRYHVQMFYIAKKYIKDTTLAEDVVQDVFVKLWEKKHKLDHVQSLKGYLFTMVRNHVLNMIRDRKSDLISISGVSEKKLPAHNLTEENLQYSEYETILKRGISELSDRKREVFELRTKRGLTNAEVAELLQIHVRTVKTHYYNSSKFIRTYLKNHAGILTFLIVCLQAIFLKS
- a CDS encoding FecR family protein: MSKKLAEKFLNNQTTPAENEVVLEWFETTEGQKFLLESIEHDKGYMDKKDLRSTVSDLDSEKLYSSIQEEIRSKKKIFSLKSTDWLGYSMKAAAAVLVIITATLFTIILESNKTDQVAEREPVIFQTEQDQHREITLGDGSVVRLNENSEIVISEDFLDEKREITLTGEAYFDIVHKPESPFIIQANQSSIEVLGTSFNVRSISGQDNVQVVVEEGKVSFSAKEEGYNERPSVILSKGQYGYMDLNEGSIQVDEVAIDNYFAWKSGRFVFDDLTLQQVCTQLNRLYELECGFEGQESRNLSLTANFSNESLDKTLSVIALTLNLEYERNNNQVKWIDK